The sequence TATCAGAATACCAGTCAAAGAAGCCATGATAAGCTATCctacacaataacaataacGTCCTCACTGCTTCTTTGGGAACACCTGTTAACACTTTACACAATTTCTCCTCAACACTATTAGCTGCTACTGCTACAGTTGAACACTCTTGCTTCCTCTCATTCTCCTTCCTAACTTGTCTCTCTAGTGTCATCACAATGAACAGTCGGTACAGTTGTGTAATGGTGGATGGAAGCTTCTTCTCACTACACTCAAATATATCAACTATCATCACTAAATTCATAGGCACATATGACAAACTCTCTAAATGAGGATACTCCTTCAACTGTTGTGAAAACTCCTCAACACATTTCAAATCATTAGACAATTTCTCCTCTACAAATGTTTGGATTTCCTTTTCACCAAATCCTATCACTTCTACTCTCCTGTCTGCGTCTATCTTCTCACAAGCATGTGGTCTTGATGTGATCATTATTGTGGCTTCCTCCAACAATGTACATGGCTTCTTCACTACACGTACTAAAAATTTATCACTGTCTTGATGTTCAGCTGCCATCTCATCCAATCCCTCCAGGATCACTAGACATCTGCTACCTGCTGACTTTTTCACTTGCTCGTATGTCTCCTCTCCAATGTGTTCCATCATCACTTCTTCAATTGACCTTTGCTGGACTGATCTTAATGGTATCAGGATCACAATATCATAGTCCTCAGCTAAAAACCCATCCCTCTTAGCCCACTTCACACAGATCTCATTGGCAAGGGTCGtcttgcctatacctacacAACTCATATTACATCACTACTACTAATACTTTGTAATACTCACCTGGGCCTCCCATTATTAATATCAGTCGAGGACAAGGTTTGTTCTGGTAGTGGAAGATGTCCCTCAGCTCACCAAGTTGCTCCTTCTTCAACAATATTTCATCAACTTGTCCTTTTAATGTTAGTCTTGTTATCTCTTCCAAGTTCTTATCTGCTCTTGTCACCTTTTCTCCTTTCACCAGAGCCAGTCGAACATAATAGTGTGGCCAGTCACTGCGCAATAGTGCCTTGTAACTAGCCTGTAACCTGCTAATACTTGTTGTACTATACTTCATAGTAGGACACTTGTTAGTAGTTGTATGAATACCTAAAGGTCACAacttcacacacacaactacaaaaCCATCACATCAACTAACCAGTCTCACTATTTGCTGATCGTTTCCTTAGTCTACATCTAATCATTCCTGCCAACTCCTTCACACCATCATACTCACTATCCTCCATCACTTTAATAAGATCATCAAAACTTCTACCAACACCAGTCATCACTGATGGCTTTATCATGTGATCCAAGAAATATGATGCTTTACTTGCTTGTGATGGCTTAGACTCCACCAGATCTTTAACATAATCAGGAAGAAGGTTGGCTGAGAACAATTCTGCAATAAATACAGCATCATCTATTGGTAGTGTTTTGACCAGTTTAGCATAGAAGTGTTGGAACACCTTACTAGTTGATATTTGTCCCTCTACTAGTTCACCTGTAATGATATTGGTGTGTAGTGTATAACAAGTGAgtgagagagaaccatcattagtaataagatgatacatacaatacattattagtCCTCGGTCTCGTGCGACCAGTCAGATCAAGCAAAATGAGATCTTGTGGGCACAGCAaggagtgtgtacatgtaaaaaacaaaaagactaacagcaacaacaacgacaacagcaacaacaataattacaagACAATATTAAGTAAAGTGCTCGGTTGACCAGTCACTACAATTCCTGGTCAAGAAAATCTTTTGCGAACATGTCATACATTGACGAGCAGCATTGTTGAGGACAGCCACCTAGGATGTGAGCTGTGGTAGGACGAGTTGAGTAGATCACTCACAATGTGAGAAAATTGTCCCGCAGCTTCATCCGGAGCCAACACATTGCTGCCAAGTGCATGGTGCAACAAAGCTAAACCATCACGAAGAATCTCGTCCAAATGTGGCCAGCAGGGTGTTGTAGCATATTGCTCATCGGGAGGAGAAAAAGACGCCATGCTTCCGTCACGTTGACGATGCAAAAAAACACTCCACtaactagtctggcgccgcccgccccttcgcataaagtaagggcgAGAGTTACAGGAAATTGCATTGTTTTTGCAactaccggccatgcgcggtttgagtaTGCGCGTGTTTGAATAATAAAATTCGTgcaatacagggttttggtatttgctaactagtgatgatccTACCATTCCTGGTATACTAGCTGTAAAAGTGTGTATAGTTCCGGTTATGCAATGATTTAACTGACGCGGAATTGAACGGCTTCGATACCATACCCGGTATTGCGcgcgttttattattcaaaacacgcgcatgctcaaaccgcgcatggccggttgttgcaaagacaatgcaattttctgtacagcggttttccaagttcttgcaatgcaaagcgtcatgcgctatacgAGCATGTACGTGCGCAGTTGTTCAACAGTAGATTTTCAGTAacaactactgactcacaggacttcaaggatgcctacgcatacaactcgacagccacagaaTATAACAGGTGTatttaaagaactgcgcatactgacacattattagcgcatgacgctttgaaTTGCAAGAACCTGGAAAACCGCagtaataataagagaggagagtgtctaacactgtaTAGTCCAgtaacagatgattgcgcagaagttaaatggcttcttttccgcgtaacgtacagactggctagtatattttcgcatttaaccacaaaggctatcccagacacaagggcgtgcgttcaacttGATGTTCacgttcaccacgaagagcatcgctctgttgcgtaaagaagtgtggctgttaacctcgaagataactctgggggagagcgtctgagaaaccaataaacactgaaccaaaggcggagtatcgcttcaAATTTTCACTGcatcgccatgttaccctacctttgagcattcttcaattgaaggagcactgttccctgtacatacagctcagtctttagttcagtcttcgaatattctcgaggattcatcatgGTGcggctctaatatctatggctaAACTAATTGtggtaaggaaacgaacaaatactagaagcctatacgttacacggaaaggaagccgtttaacttctgcttTATCATCTATTACATACGGTGGCCGGTTCCGGGAGTTTCTCACTTATTTCTCAGTTATTTCCGAGAAATTTCTCACTTATTTCTCAGTTATTTCTCACTTCTCGGTTATTTTCTCACTTATTTCTCAAATGTTTCCCATTTCTCGCTTATTTTCCCGATTATTTCTCACTTCTCAGTTGTTTTCTCAGTTACATTTCTCAGTTACCTTCTCAGTTATTTCTCAATCGATCACGTGGTTTTGGCGCTTATTGGCGGGAGAAAGCAAATCCTCGTGTTATGATGGATGAAGTAAAATTTCTTTATGAGTGTGTGAAAGCAGGAAAACTTTCCAATGCAGAAGCCAAAGAGTTTTTTTATCTTCTGGTGGGTCGTCTGAGAGTCGAGAACGAGGTCAACAACTGAAAGTCGCAGCGGGGGCTGCAACGGTTCCAGCGGTTCGAAATGAAGCAGATACAGGTACGTATATAACTATTCTGAAGACAATTAGTGGCTAGTTGTTCCTTGTACAGCAGTAGGAGTATTAAGCAAGAAAGCTGAGTTGATGGCGAAATACAAAGCGATTCAAAAGGCAAACCTACAAGACAGTTTGAGTTCAGGTAAAAAGGTTGGCGGTAAGATGAAATCCACCGCTCGTAGCCCTGTCTTGATGAAGGTAAGTGTTGAATGTATCAAATGAGCTTAGATTCTGgtctatatatatacacataatgGTACTTTTGCACTTGTGAATTGTCCATTTACTAGTACTGCATGATTGGTTTAATTTCATGCTGCAATTTTCCCGGACAATGCCCAGCTCCCAAAATAGAATAAACTTTCAACACTTTTACCACCCAATTTGGTACCTCTGCCACTCATTGGCCTGCCCTTGAGCTGATTGtttcaattattattattattattttccaaaaatgagcagcctcagtttgaggattaacgcacatatgaaacatgcatacaaaatgttttacaatatgattaattatgggattactgattggtaggggaaagtaataataatttcagttggtacttaaaaatttgtaatgattgttggattaggtcaggtgggagtgaattccacagtctaattgatctagggaagaatgaattactgtactgattggtccttgcatagatatgatgaaatctttgatcatgtcctctggtgttagaagtgacagggattaaatcaactggggatatatcaatgagattgtgaacaattttgtagaggagggtgatactagatacttgtctggtgttctaagctgggaatgttaaggtcaatgagcatgttagttacgctgctgaaacgcgagaagtcagccataatgaatctggcagattgcctctgtactcgttcaagcctatcaatgtctcttcttatgtgaggggaccagacaggattggcatattctaagattggtcttatcatggcattataacatttcaatttgatttgagttgggcaggacttaagatttctctgtaggaatgttttgactgatagagctttggatgtgatgttagtaatgtgtgtggacgaagacaagtcattggtgattgtaactcctaaatatttagTAGATGTAACTTCTTGGATAGAGATGTCATTAATGGTGTAGTTGTATGTGATCGGATTGTGTTTACGAGTGATTCTCATGAATACACTTTTATCAGGATTAAAAACATACCAGATCTAGTGCCCCATTGTGATAAGGAGTTgagatcattttgaagtgataaacAGTCGGATGTAGAGTGAATAACAGTGTAAAGTATGGCATCGTCAGCATACAGACCAATGTTGGCATTGATTGATAATGGGAGGTCATtaatataacataaaaataatagagGGGCTAAGATTGTTCCTTGGGGGACACCCGAGTTAACTGCATGTGACTCACTGGTTGAACCGTCAAGAGTTACTTGTTGATGCCTACCGATGAGGAAGTTTTGTAGCCATGTTAGTAGTTCCCCTCTAATACCATAGTAGGATAATTTGTTACATAATCAGTGATGGGGgactttatcaaatgccttagatAGATCTAGAAAAATGATGTCAATTTGAAAGCCAGAGTCAAGAGATTTAGAAATGTTGTTTACGGTAGTAATAAGTTGTGATTCACATGATCTTCTAGGTCGGAAACCATGTTGTTGATCGCAGAGGATATTTATTGATTCTAGGTGAGAGAAGAGATGAGTGTAAATTAGGCGCTCCATGATCTTGCAGCTGATACTGGTTAGCGATATTGGTCTGTAATTGGATGCAAGTGTTTTGTCTCCTTTTTTGAATACAGGTACAATATTAGCACTTTTCCAGTCCATGGGAAGTTCTCCTTGATGAAGTGATGAATTGATGATCAGAGTTAGTACTGGAGCAATTTCTTGAGAGGCTAATTGTAATAAGTGTGATGGGATTTTGTCTGGTCCTAGTGCTTTATGAACATCCAAAGTTGTTAGGAGCTGGGAGACATCAGCATAAGCAATGGAAATAGGTTGTATATCAAGATAAGGGCTTTCATCTGGTGTGAGAGTACACTGGGTGTCTTCGGTGGTAAACACTGAGCTAAAATAATCGTTGAGGATATTAGCTTTGTGGGTGGAATCAGTGATGGTATGACCATTATGTGACAGTGGGGGTATTCCAACGTGATCCAATTTTTGCTTTTTGATATATGACCATAGTTTTTTTGAATTAGCTGTGGAACTGGAGTCAATGAGCTTCGAAAAGTAGTCATTATAGGCTTGACGGCATTCTTTTTGAGCTAAAATTTTTGAGAGTTTTATAATATTGCCGGGCGGCAGGTGAGCGTGTTCGGCGATACTGAGCATAAGTTCAAGACCCAGTCCTGAAATTCATTTCACTTTAATGATCATAATTATAACTGGGGCATAATGGGGTGTACATTCACTCACTGCATGGTGTATTTATTCTTTTAGATTTCCATGGGGGGTATGAAATTCAATGACCTCAAGCAATGTGGGACACGATGCAAGGAATTGGGTCCAATGGTTGCTATTTCACTACGCCCTGCAGCTACATATGAAGAGATAGTGGGAATGGCCAAGCAACAATTCTTTGCAGAGTCAAATGCCAGTACTGATGAGGAGAGATATGAGTACTTTTTGGCAGACCCACAAGGTAGTAAACTTATGAACTCGATTGCTGGAAAACCGTGGAGTTTAGCACAGTACATCCATATCCATGGATACTACCCATCAAAAACTAAAATTTACTGTGTTCAGGTATGTGCACATGGTAAACTACGTATGCACTTTAGTATGGTAGCATGCACACCTTTTAGTGTGACAAAGGTCAAAATGCTTTAGAAGAATATGTAATGAAAAAAGATTCCAACGCAGAAAAGTTTATACACATAGGTAGCAACAAAGACTCCATGAATCATTCATCAGCAGACATATGTGATAAGCGGCCATTAGTCATAGAAGTCAGTGAAGGTGCTCCAGGAAACTTAGAAGTGACAAAGAAAAACAAAGGTATATCCCTGCTAAACGTGTTTGTAATTTTGTGCATGTTAGTATATTGTAGCTATAGTTTGCTGTTTGACTGGATActgttaggccatcattatttcATTCTTTGTTTACTATCACCACCCACATCTGATTATAGATAGTCACACCaaattttataattattattaatgttgatCATGTGGATGCACTATTATGTTAAAGAGTCAATTGCTTAAGGGAGATACGTTATGTATGACTCAATTGTCAAGGTAAATGCACTAGCTATATGTACATAAACATGTACTAGTTGAGTGGTTGGAGTTTCTCCACTCTTGTTAAACAGGCTGCATACCTTGAAGTCTAGTAATGCAGTCACACACTAAAATAGCTAGAACAATCTAGTGTGCAACTAATTATTGCCCATTAACATCAGTTTGTGCTGCACTAGGTGACGGGAACAAGCAATGTATTAATAATGGCCTAATCACATCTCTGCATACGTGATATCACACTCAGCAATTGAGTATCATAATCCTGGGGTCATCACACAATGGGGGACATGTGAAATGGCGTTTTAAAATTAACTGGCATTGACAACCAGCATGGGTTAAAACactgtacttgtgtatttaAGTACGAGTTGGTAGGTATGCAGTTGCTCTCACAGTAGGATGTTATCAGGCTTGTTATAATAGACTATCTGTTTTGCAATACTAAACTTACAGGTATGAGGGGAACATGGAAGCCTCTTGTGAAAACTGACCGGTACAACTGTTGCATGTAATCATGATGCACATGCTAATATCACTGTGACAGTCAATCATGTTCTTGCACACAGATCCGTTCTTGTTGTCTGGCACTCAAATCTCACTTGGGAGAAAATTAGGAGAGGGTAGGTTTGGGATGCATGGTGTATTTATCACATCTAAATGGAACTGAAGTTGCTGTCAAGCAACTTAAACTAGACAAAAGGGCAGATGGAGACCATATGGACGAAGTAAAAGCATTAAGGTAATATTAACTTGAGCTTTATGTGATCAAGATGTTATGATATGTCAAATAGTGCTCTTCGCCATCCAAACATCGTAGTCTTCATGGGTTACACGTGTGATGACAACAGCATTCAAATTGTGACCAACTATGTTCGTGGGAGTGACTTGTACAAGCTACTGCTCACTGAAGTATGCTAGCTAGTTAACACAATGACTTGTGTATGATTCTGCATGCAGAAAAAGCAGCTAACTGTGAGTAACAGGAACTTCATAGCTGAGCAGATTACCCAAGCCTTGACATATATGCATACTTTGAGCCCTCCAATGATTCACCGGGATATAAAACCATCAAATATACTGGTTAGAATTGCACAATGTCATTTATGTACTAGCTGTTATCATATGTTACAGGTAGAAGAAAGTACACTTCATGTGTACTTAACTGATATGGGTATGGCAAAGGTTAAGTTTAGTTGTTCAACACTCACAGAAGCTCGTTGTGTTGGAACCCCATACTATGCAGCTCCTGAAACCTTCGACGGAGTAGTTGGAAAAGCTTCAGATATATGGTCGTTAGGCATCGTACTGATAGAATTGTATGGCCAGCAACATGCTTGGAGAAATGTCAAGACCAACAACCAGCTAATGATGCAATTATTAACAAAGAAGTTACCAACATACAGCCATTTAGATCAACATGTACAACAAGTATGTGAATCCTGCTTAAAATATGAGCCTAAGCAATGTTCATCTGGGGCTGAAATCTTGCAGTTAATCAGGACATCAAACTAACTTGCCTACTGTTATTACTGTATTTGTGATTATTCAAAGAGATCAACTTTCAATTCAAAGTATTGCTGACTTTAAATGTCTATATAATGCCAGTCCCTCGTCAGCATTAGTGGGACTATTAATTCCAGCTTCAGCCATGAGTAGCTCAGCTAATTCCTTAAACTCAGGTGAAGTAGGCTCTGGTTTCAAGCAGCTGTATTCTTCAGCAGCTTCAATGTCATCATTGTCAGTAGGGTGCTTGTATGACCGACATGAAAGAAAAACGTAAACAGTCCCTATTAAAAGTAGATTTTAAATAAATTCTATCAGTTTAACGAACATTTGAATATCACAAGAGTCATCCAATTCTCCATTAGTCCTTAATTCCTATTAAATTTTAtagattaattatttaattagttGTGTACGTGTACCTTGAAAAAATCCATCCACCAACCAGCACCATTTTATCGTAGCTGCCCCCACCATGCTTCAATTCACTAAAATGACAGAAAAATGAAATAACCCATGTTCATTACAAATGGTCACTCAAGTATGTTTACCTCCGTAACTTCCTTTTGGGGATCATTAGCTATACACGTACGTgttcaatgcaaaaatgatagcTGGTACGTAGCCAAAATGTGCGTAAAAGAATACTATTTTTCAGGGAAGACAGAATCAGCCTAGTCAGGCTGCTTTTCAGATGTGCCCTGATTacatactagggctgagcgatactaccgttttagcaatatatcacgatattttgaaagtatcgatatcgcgatattttgttattaactatcgtgataccatgcctgtacattaaaAAGCCATTTGTTATGAAGTactaggctcaagaatccttgtaagtcataacctggttacccctgcagagaggtgtgaacaccataacataacttcaaagcatgtgttacaataactgttactgtaaacatagttgacagtggctagtttgatgctacttttgaagacttcctgcaggaatactgaggaatacactatgtagcaccagctatgattgacacatttgtaagtatcgtgaagtattcagtatcgtgaatagtggctttagtatcgatcgtgatactaaaatggcagtatcgctcagccctattaCATACAATTTTAACAGTTGGGTGGATGaatcatcaacatcatcacCTGGGATGAATCATTAATTCAaaggggaaaatttttgaagaATATTAGTTTGCCCAACACCACCAGCAATCCCCTTGTTTATACCCTAATTAATTCAGGTTCTATTGTACAACTAACCTGGTTTGACGTAGACTTTCCATACATGAAACTCTTTTCACCTCTAAATTGATCATCACAGGACTCCCGTAGAAAAGGCTGAAGAAATGCAACATTGCAATTTTCTGTCCCTCTATCTGATCTGACAATAGTCGGACAGCCTATACTCATGTTAAATACTTACAAGTAGCTAATGACTCATACCTTTTAATGTTTGGACACACTCCAAATAATACCCTGCAATAATATAGGGATCATTATTAGATGGGCTAACATGAAGCCATAAGATTCGATGAGAGTAGCTGCATAAGAATTGTTTTAACGTAATTTTATATACTTCACAATCACATGTACAACTTACCCGTCAATACACCCATGAATGGCAAATCCAAACGGTTTTAGCTTATCATACCCATCCATGTGCCATATAAAATCTGGTCCCTTAAATATTGTGCATATTACATTGCATAATTATTTAAATTCACTTACCTTGCTGTGTGGTACTCTCTTCTTTTCAATTTATGCTTTTTTCTTTCTAAAGCCCCATCTGGATCATTAACTGCTGATAGCATCATGACAGTGTCTCTAAAACATGTAATAGTAAAATTTATGGAGTACTATATGGGACAAAGAATCTGTCGAGGAGTCATCTAATATTTTTTAACAAAGCCTTATGGTTTTGAAAACAGTGAAAACAATTATTGGGTGTGGAGTCCAAATATATCAATATTTTTGGACTGGGGGAACTAAAATAGGGACCTAATTTTTTCATGACAGGCCCATGTAAATACCTATGTGAGAATTGAAATTTTTGTCACTGACAATTCAATTCAAAGCTCAACACACTATCAGATTTCAATGTCAGACTTAGTCAGGGATACTAGTCTACTTCTACTTGCTGCTTTTTCCTGTCCCACTGATCTGTACAACCTCAATGGCACTCTGACTACAATGCAGCCTTGTGGTGTTGGACTACATTGATGGGttaaaacaatgaaacaatTGCAGTGGAAGCTGTCTATAGCGGTCACCACAATTTCTAGGGAGGTGGCTGTTTTATACAGGTGGATAAGTGCATTAACTACTCATTTGGGGAATTGTAGGGTGGGCTTTGTAGAGAGGTGGCCGTTAAGGCAGGTTCCACTGCATTCGAATTCATcctcacatgcatgcatgtaacaaGAGGGCGACGCTCCAATATACACCATTCTCCAATCTCATCCTCAGACAAAGCGGTCAAATCAGCTTTCTTGTCTAAATTCTTGTGAATATACATTCACATTAAAGTATACACTGAAAAAATAGTCTTTTGTCCTTGAAGACATTTCTCACTTTGATCGAGGACAATTATCAGAGTAGTTGGAGTGCCACCTCCTTGGTATAAACATAGATATAGGCACTTGGAGTTAGTATATCTGTGATGTAAGACTTTGCCCAAGTAATACGAACCTTCCCACCCTTAGTTTATGTTTCTGAAGTAAACGCTGATGCAACATTCTATAGCCAAGGTCCCTTCCTGATTCATTTTGTTCCTCCTGTATATAACATTAGTTGTAACATTACATGtcacagtagctagctaacctcgcatatcaaaacttgtgtaagatattctggatttccgaatgggttacgcccgtttcgtataaaataacaccgtcctctaaacaaggcgccataacttccacgtactttggttgacagggtatcactcttttcaccctatttcataaccctacagaacttagacaaaaaacggtgaaccaaaaaggcaaAAAAAAGTTCAGTACTGAAGGGaaatcgaacccaggatcccagtgtgatggtccagtgtgctaccgattatgctacagctgctagctcccttgattcccttcttttgtatcttataaatgtgactaacgaaataagctgtatatagtaagaacctaaccctaaaggtgaagaagaaaccaaagctgaaccctaaccctaacgctaacactactagacgcttcccctaaagtctactactcgtggcaactactggacgcttcccctaaagtctactactcgcggcaactggacgcatcccctaaagtcgaccactcgcggcaactactagatgcgtgccctaaagtcgaagagagagagcaacaactacagtaggaagtctggatgcttttgagcttaatattacgtaagggttatgaaaggtggtgaaaagagtaaaacccttggTGGGTTGACAGAtacgaagtttggtttatcagattccttgatgaaaggcgattcgattcatgtatacgttctttgtgtagtaacgaaggggaagctagaaaggagccttgtaccgcgaaatttacgtgttcagaattcccgtaaaaacacgtgtttttaaacatatttctataaactaacctgtttaacaatttgtacggtcggagtcttattaagcatccttcgctgcgtaggatgataccaaatttagcgaatttggttgaggataacaacttgtaaattgggattttcccggcgagataattaaattttccaatagaggacttgcacgcgtgaagcaacggttgctaggcggacatgtttcgggacaactttctatttgtatttgtatttgtattttaaggataaagtcttatgcctgtacatccataaacaaaattaataattattatgtacttagctattctaattactatacaaaatcaaataagcaattactatagtgtctgtccagcagtgttttaaaatcattgacagagggagaatcaacaatagattggggtaatgaattccagtcattgattactctgttactataaaaattagatcttgtatacgaattagtgtgatgtttgaataatttccttgtgtgacctcttgttacagtagaagtggatggggtaaataaatgattttctatatcataactgcctttgagaatttggtacaaatatatcaaatcaccccttcgtctacggtgttgtaaagatggtatatttagatgtcttaatctgtcgtagtatgataaatggttgatagatggaatcattctggttgctttacgctgcattctttcaagtttttgattgtcaagtgtgtaagaaggtccccatatgacattgttatattcaacaattgggcggacaagtgttttatatagttttaccatgacatcagagtccaagagttcataatatatatactaaggagagtatcctactctcatatacccctgtagaaaggcgtatcgtgaagttatgacgtaacacttctgagttcgcccgtttttctttgtataattaatgatgtcattagttgaacatggtatcgattgaacgcgtgcctaccaacgtcgctagcaaccaaattaactccagctctaagcgtttctcacccaactacaatcgttccttcatgggttaagaccgcttcgtaggcgtttcttactaggccattcgcgaatacggctatcctgagcgtcgcaagtgtgaaacggtgctaacgattcttgcacttttacggcatcctgtacgtcacaaaccacaacatcttgtcgttacgtcataacttcacgatacgcctttctacaggggtatatgagagtaggatactctccttagtatatatatatattatgaactcttgctatggCGCATAGTGGGTCAAAAtgaaggtaacgagatttattcactaagcgctGAATATAGTGGTACTGGGAAGCGGGGCTGGTTTCGAAATAAaagatcttatcattggcttcgtgaaataggtggctaattaaatttcgatacattactcaccaattctaacttcATAGCCTTTTTTAACGAGCtgggtggtatttacaacacaactcaacactgattcgcttcattacagcctgtaccaaatcctgagaaagcgcctttcagccacaacactgtcccgaaacatggccgacagctacggttgcttagcaattacgatgatttacgtcacgctgcaagtcctctataggttaatgtatggagcgagtattatgtcatcatcagcagtaaataactgtcgatATGGCGACaatttcccatttgtacggtcggaattggatagagaaattcaagggctttcttttattgtatggtgtgatGTAGAAATtgtgtgagttaaaggttgta comes from Dysidea avara chromosome 4, odDysAvar1.4, whole genome shotgun sequence and encodes:
- the LOC136254608 gene encoding NACHT, LRR and PYD domains-containing protein 3-like isoform X1; the encoded protein is MLKGELVEGQISTSKVFQHFYAKLVKTLPIDDAVFIAELFSANLLPDYVKDLVESKPSQASKASYFLDHMIKPSVMTGVGRSFDDLIKVMEDSEYDGVKELAGMIRCRLRKRSANSETGIHTTTNKCPTMKYSTTSISRLQASYKALLRSDWPHYYVRLALVKGEKVTRADKNLEEITRLTLKGQVDEILLKKEQLGELRDIFHYQNKPCPRLILIMGGPGIGKTTLANEICVKWAKRDGFLAEDYDIVILIPLRSVQQRSIEEVMMEHIGEETYEQVKKSAGSRCLVILEGLDEMAAEHQDSDKFLVRVVKKPCTLLEEATIMITSRPHACEKIDADRRVEVIGFGEKEIQTFVEEKLSNDLKCVEEFSQQLKEYPHLESLSYVPMNLVMIVDIFECSEKKLPSTITQLYRLFIVMTLERQVRKENERKQECSTVAVAANSVEEKLCKVLTGVPKEAVRTLLLLCRIAYHGFFDWYSDREEGGWRKWKDPKIIFTVADLKECGIEVTAEWDGYGLLKATHTHQLPTDTITYNFSHLTIQEFLCAVYISTLSQEEQQRLLSEHFRDYPNVFIFLCGVTGLVSSEMFQFVFSKLSSEYGDSVTAVKCLYESRQTSPPQPVTPIRLRMIFCSLLPYDVVCISHVMSCYPVYQLYMLGCDIGDKGAELLVKHYPNKNTTGQLLEVLDLSSNGLTIDGLVHIMKIVKTSGASLRVLHVTGNDISDDGMSLISSELQYNNILTELRVQWCGLSVKGAICISEVLGKCSLQVLNMSLNIIGDDGITTIARTLSNSQISELYVMECAITLTGARSLAAGLLVNNSVRRLNVSDNPITVEGARLILQSAVDNGVCQGVYSDYEDDDEVKMMMIIMEQRERQEDSDDEYDGTSCSTGSISEDDDQLELQQENTQQYNTISEDDDLQPQDERLQVGGCVHNRAHHHK
- the LOC136254608 gene encoding NACHT, LRR and PYD domains-containing protein 3-like isoform X3; this encodes MLKGELVEGQISTSKVFQHFYAKLVKTLPIDDAVFIAELFSANLLPDYVKDLVESKPSQASKASYFLDHMIKPSVMTGVGRSFDDLIKVMEDSEYDGVKELAGMIRCRLRKRSANSETGIHTTTNKCPTMKYSTTSISRLQASYKALLRSDWPHYYVRLALVKGEKVTRADKNLEEITRLTLKGQVDEILLKKEQLGELRDIFHYQNKPCPRLILIMGGPGIGKTTLANEICVKWAKRDGFLAEDYDIVILIPLRSVQQRSIEEVMMEHIGEETYEQVKKSAGSRCLVILEGLDEMAAEHQDSDKFLVRVVKKPCTLLEEATIMITSRPHACEKIDADRRVEVIGFGEKEIQTFVEEKLSNDLKCVEEFSQQLKEYPHLESLSYVPMNLVMIVDIFECSEKKLPSTITQLYRLFIVMTLERQVRKENERKQECSTVAVAANSVEEKLCKVLTGVPKEAVRTLLLLCRIAYHGFFDWYSDREEGGWRKWKDPKIIFTVADLKECGIEVTAEWDGYGLLKATHTHQLPTDTITYNFSHLTIQEFLCAVYISTLSQEEQQRLLSEHFRDYPNVFIFLCGVTGLVSSEMFQFVFSKLSSEYGDSVTAVKCLYESRQTSPPQPVTPIRLRMIFCSLLPYDVVCISHVMSCYPVYQLYMLGCDIGDKGAELLVKHYPNKNTTGQLLEVLDLSSNGLTIDGLVHIMKIVKTSGASLRVLHVTGNDISDDGMSLISSELQYNNILTELRVQWCGLSVKGAICISEVLGKCSLQVLNMSLNIIGDDGITTIARTLSNSQISELRITSQQQC